The following are encoded together in the Oncorhynchus gorbuscha isolate QuinsamMale2020 ecotype Even-year linkage group LG03, OgorEven_v1.0, whole genome shotgun sequence genome:
- the gmppb gene encoding mannose-1-phosphate guanyltransferase beta has product MKALILVGGYGTRLRPLTLSVPKPLVEFANKPILLHQVEALVKAGVNHVILAVSYMSDLLEREMRVQEERLGIRISLSHEKEPLGTAGPLALARELLTDNDEPFFVLNSDVICDFPFEDMLKFHKHHGREGTIVVTKVEEPSKYGVVMYEVESGRIHRFVEKPQVFVSNKINAGMYIFSPTMLKRIKLRPTSIEKEIFPFMAEENHLYAMELQGFWMDIGQPKDFLTGMCMYLQSVRQHTPDRLKTGPGFLGNVLVDPTAQIGENCTIGPNVTIGAGVVLEDGVRIKRCTVLKGSRVRSHSWLESCIVGWSSSVGQWVRMENVTVLGEDVIVNDELYLNGANVLPHKSITDSVPEPRIIM; this is encoded by the exons ATGAAAGCTCTGATCCTAGTCGGTGGCTATGGGACTCGACTCAGGCCTTTAACCCTCAGTGTGCCTAAACCACTGGTGGAGTTTGCCAACAAACCCATCCTTCTGCATCAAGTTGAAGCCCTGGTCAAG GCTGGAGTTAACCATGTGATCCTGGCTGTCAGTTACATGTCTGATCTGTTGGAGCGAGAGATGAGGGTTCAGGAAGAGAGG CTCGGTATTAGAATCTCCCTGTCACATGAGAAGGAGCCACTTGGAACAG CCGGTCCTCTTGCTCTGGCCAGAGAGCTGCTAACGGACAACGACGAGCCATTCTTCGTCCTCAACAGTGACGTTATCTGTGACTTCCCCTTCGAGGACATGTTAAAGTTCCACAAGCATCACGGCAGAGAGGGGACCATTGTG GTGACGAAGGTAGAGGAGCCGTCGAAGTATGGCGTGGTGATGTACGAGGTAGAGAGCGGACGCATCCACCGATTTGTGGAGAAACCCCAGGTGTTCGTCTCCAACAAGATCAACGCTGGGATGTACATCTTTAGCCCAACCATGCTCAAGAGGATCAAG CTCAGGCCCACCTCTATTGAGAAAGAGATCTTCCCCTTCATGGCTGAGGAGAACCATCTCTACGCAATGGAGCTACAAGGGTTCTGGATGGACATTGGTCAGCCTAAGGACTTCCTGACGGGGATGTGTATGTACCTGCAGTCTGTACGACAACACACACCTGACAGACTGAAGACTGGGCCTGGGTTCCTGGGTAACGTGCTGGTG GATCCTACAGCCCAGATCGGGGAGAACTGCACCATCGGGCCCAACGTGACCATCGGGGCGGGGGTGGTGCTGGAGGACGGGGTCAGGATTAAAAGGTGTACGGTACTGAAGGGGTCAAGGGTCAGATCACACTCTTGGCTCGAGTCCTGCATCGTAGGGTGGAGTTCCTCAGTAGGACAGtgg gtgcGTATGGAGAATGTGACTGTCCTCGGGGAGGATGTTATTGTGAACGACGAGCTCTACCTCAACGGTGCCAACGTGCTTCCTCACAAGTCCATCACCGACTCAGTGCCTGAACCGCGCATCATCATGTAG